Proteins encoded by one window of Sorangium aterium:
- a CDS encoding SDR family oxidoreductase, with amino-acid sequence MSTPRYLVTGGAGFIGSNLVAALTAAGERVRVLDNLATGRWENLDGLPHQSLIERITGDIRDAAAVASAAKGVEVILHQAALGSVPRSVESPVESNAVNVGGTVTVLDVARRQGVRRVLFAASSSAYGETPVLPKHEGMEPMPLSPYAVTKLACEHYMKVFAGIYGIETLSLRYFNVFGPNQTPDGAYAAAIPRFVDAALQNRPIPIFGDGEQTRDFCFIENTVLANLLGATSSKKFKGEVVNIAGGRRIGLNELCKEISRALGRDVAVEHLPARAGDIRHSLADISRAAELIGYEPRVRWEDGIVPTVTYLRTLREKGPAAASATVTCGKVPLPKAQEASDIGQKAS; translated from the coding sequence ATGTCCACGCCTCGCTACTTGGTCACCGGCGGTGCCGGGTTCATCGGAAGCAACCTCGTCGCGGCGCTGACCGCCGCCGGCGAGCGGGTCCGCGTCCTCGACAACCTCGCGACCGGCCGATGGGAGAACCTCGACGGGCTCCCGCACCAGTCGCTGATCGAGCGCATCACGGGGGACATCCGGGACGCGGCGGCCGTCGCGTCGGCGGCGAAGGGGGTCGAGGTCATTCTCCACCAGGCCGCGCTCGGCTCGGTCCCGCGCAGCGTCGAGTCGCCCGTCGAGTCGAACGCCGTCAACGTCGGCGGCACCGTCACGGTGCTCGACGTGGCGCGCAGGCAGGGCGTGCGCCGCGTGCTCTTCGCCGCGTCGTCCAGCGCGTACGGCGAGACGCCCGTCCTCCCGAAGCATGAGGGCATGGAGCCAATGCCGCTGTCGCCGTACGCGGTCACGAAGCTCGCCTGCGAGCACTACATGAAGGTCTTCGCGGGCATCTACGGCATCGAGACCCTGAGCCTGCGTTACTTCAACGTCTTCGGGCCGAACCAGACGCCGGACGGCGCCTACGCCGCGGCGATCCCGCGGTTCGTCGACGCCGCCCTGCAGAACCGGCCGATCCCGATCTTCGGCGACGGCGAGCAGACGCGCGACTTCTGCTTCATCGAGAACACCGTCCTCGCGAACCTGCTCGGCGCGACGTCGTCGAAGAAGTTCAAGGGGGAGGTCGTCAACATCGCCGGCGGACGCAGGATCGGGCTGAATGAGCTCTGCAAGGAGATCTCGCGGGCCCTCGGGCGGGACGTCGCGGTCGAGCACCTCCCCGCCCGCGCCGGGGACATCCGCCACTCGCTCGCCGACATCTCGCGCGCGGCCGAGCTCATCGGGTACGAGCCCCGCGTGCGCTGGGAGGACGGCATCGTCCCCACGGTCACGTACCTGCGGACGCTCCGTGAGAAGGGACCCGCGGCCGCGTCGGCCACGGTCACCTGTGGCAAGGTTCCGCTGCCCAAGGCCCAAGAGGCCTCGGACATCGGACAGAAGGCGAGCTAG
- a CDS encoding c-type cytochrome — MRRRHDKSLGRLLSIAILWVGLFGCNSGAGDVRQWTRDDHDPPNPGEGQGGKVAARPIASDETDPGLIELAWQRNCSTCHGRAGRGDGPQGPMVRAPDLTDAAWQDRVTDAQMADTIRKGKNKMPAFDLPQPVIEGLVKRVRTNRAR, encoded by the coding sequence ATGCGGAGACGTCACGACAAGTCCCTGGGTCGCCTCCTTTCCATAGCCATCCTCTGGGTCGGCCTCTTCGGCTGCAACTCCGGGGCGGGCGACGTCCGCCAGTGGACGCGGGACGACCACGATCCGCCGAACCCCGGCGAGGGGCAGGGCGGCAAGGTGGCCGCTCGGCCGATCGCGTCGGATGAGACCGATCCGGGGCTGATCGAGCTCGCCTGGCAGCGGAACTGCTCCACCTGTCACGGCAGGGCCGGGCGCGGCGACGGCCCGCAAGGTCCGATGGTCCGCGCCCCGGACCTCACCGACGCGGCGTGGCAGGATCGGGTGACCGACGCCCAGATGGCCGACACGATCAGGAAGGGCAAGAACAAGATGCCCGCGTTCGACCTGCCGCAGCCGGTGATCGAGGGCCTCGTGAAGCGCGTCCGCACCAACCGCGCGCGCTGA
- a CDS encoding Crp/Fnr family transcriptional regulator, translated as MARSVRVQPGALGNDGGLDLDSRKRRVVRRGAIGNAASPATQSALADGGTIQRVAKGRHLVTQGDAATALAMLSLGRVRLVRGMSDGRSLSLGYRGAGDVLGEAALGGVTAHRESAIATEDVEALLVPLATVRNLMASDANFAAAIVTTLVERHTDTEERLASMLFRNVEARLCEFLLKAATRWGIPDPRGVLISAPFTHQEMASMIGSTRETVTLTLGDLRRKGVIEIDRRRIVVLDRDALKGRI; from the coding sequence ATGGCACGGAGCGTCAGGGTCCAGCCTGGCGCGCTCGGGAACGACGGTGGACTCGACCTGGACTCCCGCAAGCGGCGGGTTGTCCGGCGCGGCGCGATCGGCAACGCGGCCTCCCCGGCCACGCAGTCGGCGCTGGCGGACGGAGGGACGATTCAACGCGTCGCGAAAGGGCGTCACCTCGTGACGCAGGGCGACGCCGCGACCGCGCTCGCCATGCTCAGCCTCGGCCGAGTCCGGCTGGTACGTGGGATGAGCGACGGGCGCAGCCTATCGCTCGGCTACAGAGGGGCCGGCGACGTGCTGGGCGAGGCTGCGCTCGGGGGCGTCACGGCCCACCGGGAGAGCGCGATCGCCACGGAGGACGTCGAGGCGCTCCTCGTCCCGCTCGCGACGGTGCGCAACCTGATGGCGAGCGACGCCAACTTCGCCGCCGCCATCGTGACCACGCTGGTCGAGCGGCACACGGACACCGAGGAGCGCCTGGCGTCCATGCTCTTCCGCAACGTGGAGGCCCGCCTCTGTGAGTTCCTGCTCAAGGCCGCGACGCGCTGGGGCATCCCCGATCCGCGCGGGGTGCTCATCTCCGCGCCGTTCACCCATCAGGAGATGGCGAGCATGATCGGCTCCACGCGCGAGACCGTCACGCTCACCCTGGGCGATCTCCGTCGCAAGGGGGTGATCGAGATCGATCGCCGCCGGATCGTCGTCCTCGATCGCGACGCGCTGAAGGGCCGCATCTGA
- a CDS encoding TIGR04552 family protein encodes MTQDASVGRLKRLEEFTLMDLESVHLILRGDSVIDWRRLNLQGEQAARDLLLAQEFRPDEPGDRAHLESVKNEAIAYLRRHFEFPIPSPVARASVEEILLLASGKGHRQLCACTILKAMHIIHHLAGRELLFSIPMSDQDVFHLVEEKVYRVIGGMLAAGFPITEFIGGRKNKDSLYTKLLSKTDTTAAAIYDKLRFRIVCRTVDDLLPVLLYLSERLFPFNYVVPGESTNTILRFRSYCETRPFLLPMLDALQTDVDDGLTAGDNSFSDRSYRVIHFVVDLPVRLPAEILDMAPPAAWALGPIIFVLCEFQLIDRETEAANEVGEASHARYKERQKQAVMRRLKLGVRSTRDPASGGPKRER; translated from the coding sequence ATGACGCAAGACGCCTCCGTCGGCCGGCTCAAGCGGCTCGAAGAGTTCACGCTCATGGACCTGGAGTCCGTGCACCTCATCCTGCGCGGCGACTCGGTCATCGACTGGAGGCGGCTCAACCTGCAAGGCGAGCAGGCGGCGCGGGACCTCTTGCTGGCGCAGGAGTTCCGCCCGGACGAGCCGGGGGATCGCGCCCACCTCGAGAGCGTCAAGAACGAAGCGATCGCGTACCTGCGCCGCCATTTCGAGTTCCCGATCCCGAGCCCTGTCGCTCGCGCCTCGGTCGAGGAGATCCTGCTGCTCGCCTCGGGCAAGGGCCACCGCCAGCTCTGCGCCTGCACGATCCTCAAGGCGATGCACATCATCCATCACCTGGCCGGGCGCGAGCTCCTTTTCTCGATCCCCATGTCGGACCAGGACGTCTTCCACCTCGTCGAGGAGAAGGTGTACCGGGTGATCGGCGGCATGCTCGCGGCGGGCTTCCCGATCACCGAGTTCATCGGCGGGCGCAAGAACAAGGACTCGCTCTACACGAAGCTCTTGTCGAAGACCGACACGACGGCGGCGGCCATCTACGACAAGCTCCGCTTCCGCATCGTCTGCCGCACCGTGGACGACCTGCTGCCGGTGCTCCTGTACCTGTCCGAGCGGCTGTTTCCGTTCAATTACGTCGTGCCTGGCGAGAGCACCAACACGATCCTGCGGTTCCGGAGCTACTGCGAGACGCGGCCCTTCCTTCTGCCGATGCTCGACGCGTTGCAGACCGACGTCGACGACGGACTCACGGCAGGCGACAACAGCTTCAGCGATCGGAGCTACCGCGTGATCCACTTCGTCGTCGATCTGCCGGTGCGACTCCCCGCCGAGATCCTCGACATGGCGCCGCCCGCGGCCTGGGCGCTCGGGCCGATCATCTTCGTGCTGTGCGAGTTCCAGCTGATCGACCGAGAGACCGAGGCGGCGAACGAGGTCGGCGAGGCGAGCCACGCCAGGTACAAGGAACGGCAGAAGCAGGCCGTCATGCGCAGGCTCAAGCTGGGGGTCCGCTCCACCCGTGACCCGGCGAGCGGCGGACCCAAGCGAGAGCGCTAG
- a CDS encoding DUF507 family protein, with the protein MRLFSGKITPLTEELVRALVDNRDIECESKKEVALDVESVFTSYLHAEREATERAKEILQARGLPQGEFNRVKRLAAEQKGIKTGEETMDYLLDQLLEMLMHSNNVEEVFVEDHDLRRRIRPILRKYLEMDEALDTEVRGKLRHVQEGSRTWEIEYQRVMGEIQRRKGLL; encoded by the coding sequence ATGCGCCTCTTTAGCGGCAAAATTACTCCCCTCACAGAAGAACTCGTCCGCGCGCTCGTGGACAACCGCGATATCGAGTGCGAATCGAAGAAAGAGGTCGCGCTCGACGTCGAGTCGGTCTTCACGAGCTACCTGCACGCAGAGCGGGAAGCGACCGAGCGGGCGAAAGAGATCCTCCAGGCACGCGGACTGCCTCAAGGCGAGTTCAACCGGGTCAAGCGCCTGGCCGCGGAGCAGAAGGGGATCAAGACCGGCGAGGAAACGATGGATTATCTCCTCGATCAGCTGCTCGAGATGCTGATGCACTCGAACAACGTCGAGGAGGTGTTCGTCGAGGACCACGACCTGCGCCGCCGGATAAGGCCCATCCTCCGGAAGTACCTCGAGATGGACGAGGCGCTCGACACCGAGGTGCGCGGCAAGCTCCGCCACGTGCAGGAAGGGTCCCGCACCTGGGAAATCGAATACCAGCGGGTCATGGGCGAGATCCAGCGACGCAAGGGCCTGCTGTAA
- the mtnP gene encoding S-methyl-5'-thioadenosine phosphorylase encodes MSASGAGDVLAIIGGSGVYEMGWLEDVEEVSVSTPFGLPSDVVLRGRVKEGDATVLFLPRHGRGHRFSPSTINYRANICALKMLGATHVLSVSAVGSLREDIAPGDLVVVDQFIDFTKRRISTFFDEGVVAHVPFADPVCPILASAVHDAALATGARVHRGGTYVCIEGPQFSTRAESRMFRTFGAHVIGMTNLPEAKLAREAELPYATLALTTDFDCWHVGEEAVSVEAVITVLNRNIVVARDVAKSLARNLPDVSQSPARHALEKCIMTSAGASSPDAEARLEWLIGPRRKAG; translated from the coding sequence ATGAGCGCCAGCGGCGCGGGCGACGTGCTCGCCATCATCGGCGGCAGCGGCGTCTACGAGATGGGGTGGCTGGAGGACGTCGAGGAGGTCTCTGTCTCCACGCCCTTCGGGCTGCCGAGCGACGTGGTGCTCCGCGGGCGGGTCAAGGAGGGCGACGCGACCGTGCTCTTCCTGCCGCGCCACGGCCGCGGGCACCGCTTCTCGCCGTCGACGATCAACTACCGAGCGAACATCTGCGCGCTGAAGATGCTCGGCGCCACCCACGTGCTCAGCGTGAGCGCGGTCGGCTCCCTGCGTGAGGACATCGCGCCTGGCGACCTCGTCGTCGTCGACCAGTTCATCGATTTCACGAAGCGCCGGATCTCGACGTTCTTCGACGAAGGCGTCGTCGCCCACGTGCCGTTCGCCGATCCGGTGTGCCCGATCCTGGCGAGCGCGGTCCATGACGCGGCGCTCGCCACCGGCGCGCGCGTCCACCGCGGCGGCACCTATGTCTGCATCGAGGGCCCGCAGTTCTCGACGCGGGCCGAAAGCCGCATGTTCCGGACGTTCGGCGCGCACGTCATCGGGATGACCAACCTGCCCGAGGCGAAGCTCGCCCGCGAGGCGGAGCTCCCCTACGCCACGCTCGCGCTCACCACCGACTTCGATTGCTGGCACGTCGGCGAGGAGGCGGTGAGCGTCGAGGCGGTCATCACCGTGCTCAACCGCAATATCGTGGTTGCGCGGGACGTCGCGAAGTCCCTCGCCCGCAATCTCCCCGACGTGTCGCAGAGCCCGGCCCGTCACGCGCTGGAGAAGTGCATCATGACCTCGGCCGGCGCGTCATCGCCCGACGCAGAGGCGCGGCTCGAGTGGCTCATCGGCCCTCGGCGCAAGGCCGGCTGA
- the gmk gene encoding guanylate kinase produces the protein MSTEALSDDFLLLIVSSPSGAGKTTLCGRLRSEFPDLRFSVSHTTRRPRPNEVDGREYHFVDPNTFEQMIRIGAFAEWARVHDHLYGTSLKEIEIARATARGVLFDIDHQGARQIKASLPEAVAVFILPPSLAELERRLRGRGTEDEPTTLRRLRNAKGEVEHYGFFDYVIVNDEINRAYEQLRSLVFAERCRRQRRAALCERLLSERRFER, from the coding sequence ATGTCGACCGAAGCACTCAGTGACGACTTCCTCCTCCTCATCGTGTCGTCCCCGTCCGGCGCGGGGAAGACGACGCTCTGCGGGAGGCTGCGCAGCGAGTTCCCCGATCTGCGCTTCTCGGTCTCCCACACGACCCGGCGCCCGCGCCCGAACGAGGTCGACGGCCGGGAGTACCACTTCGTCGACCCGAACACGTTCGAGCAGATGATCCGCATCGGCGCATTCGCCGAGTGGGCCAGGGTGCACGATCACCTCTACGGCACGAGCCTGAAGGAGATCGAGATCGCCCGCGCCACCGCGCGCGGCGTGCTGTTCGATATCGACCACCAGGGCGCGCGCCAGATCAAGGCGAGCCTGCCCGAGGCGGTCGCCGTGTTCATCCTTCCCCCGTCGCTCGCCGAGCTCGAGCGGCGCCTGCGCGGGCGCGGGACCGAGGACGAGCCCACGACGCTCCGCCGCCTCCGCAATGCGAAGGGCGAGGTCGAGCATTACGGCTTCTTCGATTACGTCATCGTGAACGACGAGATCAACCGCGCCTACGAGCAGCTGCGGTCGCTCGTCTTCGCCGAGCGGTGCCGCCGCCAGCGGCGCGCGGCCCTCTGCGAGCGGCTGCTCTCCGAGCGGAGGTTCGAGCGATGA
- a CDS encoding OmpA family protein — translation MRRYVASVLCAVMMIGAAAATAGCTASASFGSGKEPAAAPPPPPPPEPKPEPKEEKKPRPRFKLTFKLKGNEVALPGPVVFETNSDKLLPESDEVLNLVDDFLKQREDVSLLRIEGHTDSDGEDAANQTLSEKRAMAVARWLVAKGHDCKRFIAVGFGETKPVADNGTPEGKAQNRRTGFFIAAIKGKAVDKQPVDGGGKVAGDACK, via the coding sequence ATGCGTAGATACGTCGCTTCCGTTCTGTGCGCCGTGATGATGATTGGCGCTGCCGCCGCGACGGCGGGTTGCACGGCCAGCGCCTCGTTCGGCTCCGGCAAGGAGCCGGCGGCCGCGCCCCCGCCCCCGCCTCCGCCGGAGCCGAAGCCCGAGCCGAAGGAGGAGAAGAAGCCCCGCCCGCGCTTCAAGCTGACGTTCAAGCTCAAGGGCAATGAGGTCGCTCTCCCCGGCCCGGTGGTCTTCGAGACGAACAGCGACAAGCTCCTGCCCGAGAGCGACGAGGTCCTCAACCTCGTCGACGACTTCCTGAAGCAGCGGGAGGACGTCAGCCTGCTCCGCATCGAGGGCCATACCGACTCGGACGGTGAGGACGCCGCGAACCAGACGCTGTCCGAGAAGCGCGCGATGGCGGTCGCTCGCTGGCTCGTCGCGAAGGGGCACGACTGCAAGCGCTTCATCGCCGTCGGGTTCGGCGAGACCAAGCCGGTCGCCGACAACGGCACGCCCGAGGGCAAGGCCCAGAACCGCCGCACCGGGTTCTTCATCGCGGCGATCAAGGGCAAGGCGGTCGACAAGCAGCCCGTCGACGGCGGCGGCAAGGTCGCCGGCGACGCCTGCAAGTGA
- a CDS encoding YicC/YloC family endoribonuclease: MTGFGLGDASLTDGRVVAEIRSVNQRFLDVRARLPRELVDLTMFAEQVARERLRRGRIEIIVRTEGAVLAPSTLDKSKARAAFHALAELRDELAPGADVPLSLLCAVPDLFAPAGGHEIAAVRAALKLAIERAIDAMEGMCLREGEALAGDMRGRVATLRALASEVVARADEAREALRRRLRERVERLLQGVEAGFEATRIEAEVMLLAERSDITEEITRLRSHLDQFGGALAAPSGDPCGRRLDFLLQEMVREANTLGSKAQDAAISHHVVAMKVELERLREQVQNIE, translated from the coding sequence ATGACCGGCTTCGGGCTCGGTGACGCTTCGCTCACCGATGGGCGTGTCGTCGCCGAGATCCGCTCGGTGAACCAGCGCTTCCTCGACGTGCGCGCGCGGCTCCCGCGCGAGCTCGTCGATCTGACGATGTTCGCCGAGCAGGTGGCGCGCGAGCGCCTGCGGCGGGGGCGCATCGAGATCATCGTGCGCACCGAGGGCGCGGTGCTGGCCCCGAGCACGCTCGACAAATCGAAGGCGCGCGCGGCGTTCCACGCCCTGGCGGAGCTCCGCGACGAGCTCGCGCCGGGCGCCGACGTGCCGCTCTCGCTGCTGTGCGCCGTGCCGGACCTCTTCGCCCCCGCCGGCGGCCACGAGATCGCGGCCGTCCGCGCGGCGCTCAAGCTGGCCATCGAGCGCGCGATCGACGCGATGGAGGGCATGTGCCTGCGCGAAGGCGAGGCGCTCGCCGGCGACATGCGCGGGCGGGTGGCCACGCTGCGCGCGCTCGCGTCCGAGGTCGTGGCGCGCGCGGACGAGGCGCGCGAGGCGCTCAGGCGCCGCCTGCGCGAGCGGGTCGAGCGCCTGCTCCAGGGGGTCGAGGCGGGCTTCGAGGCGACGCGGATCGAGGCGGAGGTGATGCTGCTCGCCGAGCGCAGCGACATCACCGAGGAGATCACCCGCCTCCGGAGCCACCTCGACCAGTTCGGCGGCGCGCTCGCGGCGCCGAGCGGCGACCCTTGTGGAAGGAGGCTCGACTTCCTGCTTCAGGAGATGGTACGCGAGGCGAACACGCTGGGCTCCAAGGCGCAGGACGCCGCCATCTCCCATCACGTCGTGGCGATGAAGGTGGAGCTCGAACGCCTGCGGGAGCAGGTCCAGAACATCGAGTGA